From one Notolabrus celidotus isolate fNotCel1 chromosome 24, fNotCel1.pri, whole genome shotgun sequence genomic stretch:
- the LOC117808042 gene encoding 2-oxoglutarate receptor 1-like codes for MRTLWLEGSVMAGADHCTNIDELMRHYYLPVCYGVIFIVGLVGNVTSIGIYVTKLRPWKSSNIIMVNLALTDLFYVLSMPFLIYYYSNKESWTLGDFMCRFVRFGFHFNLYGSILFLTCFAIFRYVVVSKPLMAAQVQQKLWGMIACSVVWIIAVAEIAPMLTMISLDVRENKTYCLDFASTIPYEVRWYGWLLTALGFLLPLVVVFMCYIGIVKQLAKGPHTNSPCRMRARRVTVLILVVFVVCFLPYHILRVLRIETRTPHNAPCTAVERIIHAAYIISRPLAGLNTFFNLALYTLSGDKFRKAFLNTFCRESWLTKARSLLHLAIINKADSDMPAV; via the coding sequence GGCTCAGTCATGGCAGGAGCAGATCACTGCACCAACATAGACGAGCTGATGAGACACTACTACCTCCCTGTGTGCTATGGCGTCATCTTCATCGTGGGTCTCGTGGGTAACGTCACATCCATCGGCATTTACGTGACCAAGCTGCGTCCGTGGAAAAGCAGCAACATCATCATGGTCAACCTGGCTCTCACCGACCTCTTCTACGTCCTCAGCATGCCGTTCCTGATCTACTACTACAGCAACAAGGAGTCCTGGACCCTCGGCGACTTCATGTGCCGCTTTGTGCGCTTCGGGTTCCATTTCAACCTGTACGGGAGCATCCTGTTCCTCACGTGTTTCGCCATTTTCCGGTACGTGGTGGTGAGTAAGCCTTTGATGGCGGCGCAGGTGCAGCAGAAGTTATGGGGCATGATCGCGTGCTCTGTCGTGTGGATCATCGCTGTCGCTGAAATCGCACCGATGCTGACGATGATATCGTTGGATGTGCGCGAGAACAAGACGTACTGTTTGGACTTTGCTAGCACCATACCCTACGAGGTGCGTTGGTACGGCTGGTTGCTCACTGCGCTTGGGTTTCTACTTCCGCTAGTGGTGGTTTTTATGTGCTACATCGGTATCGTGAAACAGCTAGCAAAAGGGCCGCACACGAATAGTCCATGTCGGATGCGAGCTCGGCGCGTCACAGTGCTGATCCTTGTTGTGTTCGTGGTGTGCTTTCTGCCGTATCACATCTTGAGGGTGTTACGCATAGAAACTCGAACGCCGCACAATGCGCCTTGTACAGCAGTGGAGCGCATTATACATGCTGCGTATATCATCTCCAGACCGTTAGCTGGACTCAACACTTTCTTTAACCTGGCTTTGTACACTCTCTCTGGTGATAAATTTAGAAAAGCCTTCCTCAACACTTTTTGCCGGGAAAGCTGGCTGACCAAGGCCAGGTCACTGCTCCATCTGGCAATCATTAACAAGGCGGACAGTGACATGCCTGCTGTGTGA